Proteins from a single region of Barnesiella propionica:
- a CDS encoding lysophospholipid acyltransferase family protein — protein MNKETLQDIFYFPLYLYFKIHAMLPLPVLYILADILYLPLFYIVRYRRKLVFQNMKNSFPEKNTNELRKMEKAFYRHFCNYIVETIKLMHISDKEMRRRMVFENTEVVEECFRRNQSIIILLGHYGNWEWVPSVTLWTDMGQATFAQIYRPLKNRWFDRFFLKLRSRFGSVSIPKADTLREILKMRNSGKPSITGFMADQTPSPANIHHWVKFLNQETAALTGFEKIARKTGFSVLFFDVEVIKRGYYKTTIRVIESDPKSVPEYTITDRYMNLMEKCILRKPEYWLWTHKRWKYHHQDFPNT, from the coding sequence ATGAACAAAGAGACTCTGCAGGACATCTTTTACTTTCCTCTGTATCTTTATTTCAAGATACACGCCATGCTTCCTCTGCCTGTATTGTATATTCTCGCAGATATTCTTTATCTGCCCTTATTCTATATAGTAAGATACCGGCGAAAACTGGTTTTCCAAAATATGAAAAACTCATTTCCCGAAAAAAACACAAATGAGTTACGCAAAATGGAGAAAGCTTTTTACCGCCATTTTTGTAATTATATCGTAGAAACCATAAAGCTAATGCATATCTCTGATAAAGAGATGCGCCGGAGAATGGTTTTCGAAAATACCGAAGTCGTTGAGGAGTGTTTCAGGCGTAACCAGTCTATCATTATCTTGCTGGGACATTACGGCAACTGGGAATGGGTACCTTCAGTCACGCTGTGGACCGATATGGGACAAGCTACTTTCGCTCAGATATACCGTCCTTTAAAGAACCGATGGTTCGACCGTTTTTTTCTTAAACTTCGTTCCCGGTTCGGCTCGGTAAGCATTCCTAAAGCCGACACATTACGGGAAATACTCAAAATGAGAAACTCCGGAAAACCCTCCATAACCGGATTTATGGCTGACCAGACACCGTCTCCCGCCAATATACACCATTGGGTAAAGTTCCTGAACCAGGAGACTGCCGCCCTGACAGGTTTTGAAAAAATAGCCAGGAAAACAGGATTTTCCGTACTTTTCTTCGATGTGGAAGTTATCAAAAGAGGATATTATAAAACTACCATACGTGTCATAGAATCCGATCCAAAGTCCGTTCCCGAATATACCATTACCGACAGGTACATGAATCTCATGGAAAAATGTATCCTGAGAAAACCGGAATACTGGCTGTGGACGCACAAACGATGGAAATATCATCATCAAGATTTCCCCAATACCTGA
- a CDS encoding aminotransferase class V-fold PLP-dependent enzyme, whose protein sequence is MFDIEKIRADFPILSREICGKPLVYLDNAATSQTPSCVFERISDTYCRINANVHRGVHTLSQEATDAHESARERVRKFINAPKSEEVIFTRGTTESINLVASSFGKKYLSDGDEIILTVMEHHANIVPWQLLQSDKKIGLRVVPIDEHGVLDQEVYRSLFNERTRFVSLSHVSNVLGTVNPVKEMIRYAHEKGVPVLIDGAQAAPHLRIDVQDLDADFYVLSAHKVYGPTGIGVLYGKEKWLNEMPPYQGGGEMIAHVDFEKTTFGNLPFKFEAGTPDYVGTTAFASALDYVDRIGLENIASHEAGLMKYTTERLMKIEGMRIFGTAPEKSSVISFLVDGIHHYDMGMLLDKLGIAVRTGHHCAQPLMTSLGIEGTVRASFAVYNTQAEADAFITAVEKVVKMFK, encoded by the coding sequence GGAAACCGCTGGTTTATCTGGATAATGCCGCAACATCCCAGACTCCGTCTTGTGTCTTTGAAAGAATCTCGGATACGTATTGTCGTATTAATGCCAATGTTCACCGGGGAGTGCATACGTTAAGCCAGGAAGCTACCGATGCTCATGAGAGTGCCCGTGAAAGAGTACGTAAGTTTATCAACGCTCCTAAGAGCGAAGAGGTGATTTTTACTCGTGGAACGACTGAATCGATAAATCTGGTAGCGTCTTCTTTCGGGAAGAAATACTTGAGTGACGGAGATGAGATTATTCTTACCGTCATGGAGCATCATGCTAATATAGTACCCTGGCAATTGCTGCAAAGTGATAAAAAAATCGGTTTGCGTGTGGTTCCGATAGATGAGCATGGGGTACTCGATCAGGAAGTTTATCGGTCATTATTTAATGAGCGTACGCGGTTTGTCAGTTTGTCTCATGTTTCTAATGTACTGGGTACGGTGAATCCGGTAAAAGAAATGATCAGGTATGCCCATGAAAAAGGTGTTCCTGTTCTTATTGACGGAGCTCAGGCCGCACCTCATCTCCGGATAGACGTGCAAGATCTGGATGCCGACTTTTATGTGCTGTCTGCTCATAAAGTATATGGCCCTACCGGAATAGGAGTATTGTACGGTAAGGAGAAATGGCTGAATGAGATGCCTCCGTATCAGGGTGGAGGCGAAATGATCGCTCATGTGGATTTTGAAAAGACTACGTTCGGAAACCTCCCTTTTAAGTTTGAGGCCGGCACTCCGGATTATGTGGGTACTACGGCGTTCGCTTCAGCTCTGGATTATGTCGATCGTATAGGGCTTGAGAACATCGCTTCTCATGAAGCCGGTCTGATGAAATATACGACAGAACGATTAATGAAAATAGAAGGGATGCGTATTTTCGGCACGGCTCCTGAGAAAAGCTCCGTCATATCTTTTCTGGTAGACGGAATTCACCATTACGATATGGGGATGTTGCTGGATAAGCTGGGAATAGCTGTCCGTACCGGACATCATTGTGCGCAGCCTTTGATGACATCTTTAGGTATCGAAGGTACGGTACGGGCTTCGTTTGCTGTTTATAATACCCAGGCGGAAGCCGACGCTTTTATCACTGCGGTGGAAAAAGTGGTGAAGATGTTTAAGTAA
- the mtaB gene encoding tRNA (N(6)-L-threonylcarbamoyladenosine(37)-C(2))-methylthiotransferase MtaB: MIDSSTFENKTAAYFTLGCKLNFAETSTIGRILEENGIRKVRNGEKADICIINTCSVTELADKKCRQTIRRIARKHPGAFIVVTGCYAQLKPDEVAHIPDVDLVLGAEQKLDIIKYLGSLDKEENGHIITTQSKDIRQFSPSCSKGDRTRYFLKVQDGCDYFCTYCTIPLARGRSRSGTIEQMVKQAEEVASAGGKEIVITGVNIGDFGKNTGETFFELIQALDQVEGIERYRISSIEPNLLTDEIIEYVASSRRFAPHFHIPLQSGSDEVLKLMHRRYDTALFAHKIEKIKTTIPDAFIGVDLIVGVRGETEKLFENAYQFVKGLDISQLHVFTYSERPNTLALKIDHIVPPAERHERCRRMLELSDEKLRRFYESHQGESRPVLFEQPAKGAPMHGFTDNYIRVEMPFKKDFVNTTHFVRLGSFNETGDALTVASVES, translated from the coding sequence ATGATAGATTCCAGCACTTTTGAAAACAAAACAGCCGCATACTTTACACTGGGATGCAAACTAAACTTCGCAGAGACTTCGACGATAGGACGTATTCTGGAAGAAAACGGAATACGCAAAGTCCGTAACGGAGAAAAGGCGGATATTTGCATCATTAATACATGTTCGGTGACAGAACTGGCAGATAAAAAATGCCGGCAGACCATTCGCAGGATTGCCAGAAAACATCCCGGAGCCTTCATTGTCGTGACCGGATGTTATGCACAATTAAAACCCGATGAGGTGGCCCACATACCCGACGTGGACTTGGTACTGGGAGCTGAACAGAAACTGGATATCATTAAATATCTGGGATCGCTCGATAAAGAAGAAAACGGTCATATTATCACGACACAAAGTAAAGATATACGTCAATTCAGCCCTTCTTGTTCCAAAGGGGACCGGACACGCTACTTTCTAAAAGTGCAGGACGGCTGTGATTATTTCTGCACCTATTGTACCATCCCTCTTGCCAGAGGGCGCAGCCGGAGCGGTACGATAGAACAAATGGTAAAACAAGCCGAAGAAGTAGCCTCGGCAGGAGGAAAAGAAATTGTTATTACAGGTGTCAATATAGGAGACTTCGGCAAAAATACAGGAGAGACTTTTTTTGAGCTTATCCAGGCACTCGACCAGGTAGAAGGCATTGAAAGGTATCGTATATCTTCCATAGAACCGAATCTCCTGACCGACGAGATCATCGAATATGTCGCATCGTCCCGCCGCTTCGCCCCCCACTTCCATATTCCCCTGCAATCAGGAAGCGATGAAGTATTGAAACTGATGCACCGTCGTTACGATACCGCGCTTTTCGCTCATAAAATAGAGAAAATAAAAACAACCATACCTGATGCTTTTATAGGAGTAGATCTGATCGTAGGGGTGCGCGGAGAAACTGAAAAACTTTTCGAAAATGCATACCAATTCGTAAAAGGTCTCGACATATCGCAACTACATGTATTTACATATTCGGAACGGCCTAATACTCTGGCCCTGAAAATAGACCATATCGTGCCTCCTGCCGAACGGCATGAACGTTGCCGGCGTATGCTGGAATTATCGGACGAGAAACTTCGCAGGTTCTACGAATCCCATCAGGGAGAATCACGCCCTGTCTTGTTCGAACAGCCGGCCAAAGGAGCTCCCATGCATGGATTTACAGACAACTATATCCGGGTGGAAATGCCGTTCAAAAAAGATTTTGTAAACACCACTCATTTCGTAAGATTAGGAAGTTTCAATGAAACAGGCGACGCTCTTACCGTTGCTTCGGTAGAATCATAA
- a CDS encoding glycosyltransferase family 2 protein translates to MKPIAVIILNWNGEKLLREFLPSVCRYTPENIADIIVADNGSTDASVPLLKEKFPRVRLLELGKNYGFAEGYNRAIGSLDYPYVVLLNSDVEVSENWLPPLYEYCETHTDVAACQPKIRSYWNKEYFEYAGASGGYLDKYGFPFCRGRIFNTIEKDNGQYDNNTDIFWATGACLFIRTEIYKKAGGLDKEFFAHMEEIDLCWRVLLLGKRIAVVPQSIVYHLGGATLSASNPRKTYLNFRNNLLMLYKNLPRKEGKKILFFRRLYDTAALFKFLLSGKTRDAKAIWDAHNDFRKMSKRYVHQPQKNLLNSFPEGKRNLTWNYFLKGKKTF, encoded by the coding sequence ATGAAACCTATAGCCGTTATCATCCTTAACTGGAACGGAGAAAAACTGCTCCGGGAATTTTTACCTTCCGTTTGCCGCTACACGCCGGAGAACATAGCAGATATCATAGTAGCGGATAATGGCTCTACCGATGCATCCGTTCCGTTGCTCAAAGAGAAATTTCCCCGGGTTAGGTTGCTCGAACTGGGAAAAAACTACGGATTTGCCGAAGGATATAACAGAGCTATCGGCTCATTAGATTATCCCTACGTCGTTTTACTGAATTCCGATGTGGAAGTCTCTGAAAACTGGTTGCCTCCACTTTATGAATACTGTGAAACGCATACGGATGTAGCCGCTTGCCAACCTAAAATAAGATCCTACTGGAATAAGGAATATTTCGAATATGCAGGTGCATCGGGAGGATACCTGGATAAATACGGTTTCCCTTTTTGCCGGGGACGCATATTCAACACGATTGAAAAAGATAACGGCCAATATGATAATAATACGGATATATTCTGGGCTACGGGAGCTTGTCTTTTTATCCGCACCGAAATATATAAAAAAGCCGGAGGACTGGATAAAGAGTTTTTCGCCCATATGGAAGAGATAGATCTTTGCTGGAGAGTCCTTTTATTGGGAAAACGCATTGCGGTCGTTCCGCAAAGCATAGTATATCACCTGGGAGGAGCCACACTATCTGCGTCAAACCCGCGAAAAACCTATCTCAATTTCCGAAATAATTTATTGATGTTATATAAGAACCTTCCCCGTAAAGAAGGGAAAAAGATTTTATTCTTTCGCAGATTATATGACACGGCCGCACTATTCAAATTCCTGCTCTCCGGAAAAACAAGAGACGCAAAAGCGATATGGGATGCACATAACGATTTCAGGAAAATGAGCAAGCGATATGTTCATCAGCCACAAAAGAATTTGCTGAACTCTTTTCCCGAGGGAAAAAGAAATCTTACATGGAATTATTTCCTGAAAGGCAAGAAAACATTTTAA